DNA from Haloferax volcanii DS2:
GAAATATTAGTTTTCCGCCCGCTGGCGCTCGCTCACCGCTCGCGCCCGCGCTCTCCCACGCTACTGCGACGAGAGCCCGTTCCCGACTGTACAGTTCTCGGTCGTTCGAGACGGATTATTATAAGAAAGCAATGATATTTTGAAATATGACAAATTTATCTGGGGCCTCGTAGGGGGCCTATCATAAATTCACAAAGTGGATTCTAAAACGCCTATTTATGGCTATAACATCTGGTTTATCTCCTTATTACTGGATATTTATTAGTCATTGTGACTCGACAACTGATTGCCTATCTATACTGAATCCTATATTTTAAGAAAAATATATGCTTACTTACTTTTTATGACCTCACACAAGACGCTGTTCCGAACCGTCTCTCCGGCTTGGTTGCACCCGGCTTGTTCGCCCCGTTCCATCTCGCAGAAGTGATTCTGAAATCGGAAATCTAGTTGACAATTTGGCACGTGGTGTGACTCGGACGACGCTTAAGTCCCCGCGGGGAGAACGGCCACTCGATGGCATGGGAGTTCGAGCGGGTCGCGGGTCCGTTTCGGGCCACCGAGGGCCCGATTTGGACCGGCGACGCGGTTCGATTCACGGAGATAAAGGAGAATCAGGTCCTCGAATACGACCCGGGGACGGGAGAGACGTGCGTCTACATCGACTCGACCGCCGGCGCGGTCGGCCTCCACGAGGGACGCGACGGCGAACTGTACGCCTGCGAGGCCGAGGGCCACCGCATCGCCGCGTTGACACCGGGTGAATCCGCGTCGGTCGTCGTCGACGAGTTCGAGGGGACGCCGCTCAACGGGCCGAACGACCTCGAAATCGACCACGACGGGGATATCTGGTTCACCGACCCCGACGACAAAGACCGGGGGCTGCTCGGTCACACCTCCGTCTTCCGCGCCGAGCGGGTGGATGCGGACGCGAGCGACGGTTGGCGACTCGTCCGCCTCACAGACGAGATGGACCGACCGAACGGCATCCTCCTCTCGCCGGACGAGTCGCGACTGTACGTCGCAGAATGCACCTACGGCCCGGACCAAGAGACCGACCTGCGGGCCTATCCGATTCGCGACGACGGGTCGCTCGGCCCCCGCGAGATACTG
Protein-coding regions in this window:
- a CDS encoding SMP-30/gluconolactonase/LRE family protein gives rise to the protein MAWEFERVAGPFRATEGPIWTGDAVRFTEIKENQVLEYDPGTGETCVYIDSTAGAVGLHEGRDGELYACEAEGHRIAALTPGESASVVVDEFEGTPLNGPNDLEIDHDGDIWFTDPDDKDRGLLGHTSVFRAERVDADASDGWRLVRLTDEMDRPNGILLSPDESRLYVAECTYGPDQETDLRAYPIRDDGSLGPREILHDFGDHRGIDGMTLTESGDIVACAGWEKGGPGPSIYVFSPEGEVLERHPFPENRPTNCTLGGPDCSTLYVADMTGSLYAAETDRSAYVRF